Proteins found in one Lycium ferocissimum isolate CSIRO_LF1 chromosome 6, AGI_CSIRO_Lferr_CH_V1, whole genome shotgun sequence genomic segment:
- the LOC132059214 gene encoding uncharacterized protein LOC132059214 gives MEIEKGLQRWIVDISEWNPSPLYFSFAMSFLPKHEHSSITRFFKMEDQKRALVSRLLQYALIHQVLGIPYNEIFIRRTAEGKPYLECDKPDLELPNFNFNASHHGDFVAIASEPICLVGLDIVAQTIPEKESVEEFIRSFSSYFSRLEWFNIINAGSSRQILSEFYRYWSLKEAFVKAIGDGVGYKLDTVEFHHENWENIVVKVDGKELKDWRFWLLELGKDHVASIARGHPMYATSSYKTTLNQTRFNDEEYNLGFHLPNASFIFRKVEDLFPSNETGRAPPCLSQNCAVLKD, from the exons ATGGAAATTGAGAAGGGTTTGCAGAGATGGATAGTTGACATATCTGAATGGAACCCTTCTCCCCTTTACTTCTCTTTTGCTATgtcctttcttcccaaacatGAGCACTCCTCCATTACCAG GTTCTTTAAAATGGAAGATCAAAAACGGGCTCTTGTGAGCAGATTGTTGCAGTATGCACTAATACATCAGGTCTTGGGGATTCCATATAATGAAATCTTCATCAGGCGAACTGCTGAGGGAAAACCATACCTG GAATGTGACAAACCGGACTTGGAGTTgccaaatttcaacttcaatgCATCACACCATGGTGATTTTGTGGCTATTGCTTCTGAACCAATATGCCTTGTGGGATTGGATATCGTTGCTCAAACCATTCCTGAGAAAGAATCAGTGGAAGAATTCATTCGGAGCTTCTCATCATACTTCTCAAGACTGGAATGGTTTAACATAATCAATGCTGGCTCTTCTCGACAGATTTTAAGTGAGTTTTATAG ATATTGGAGTTTGAAGGAAGCATTTGTCAAAGCCATCGGTGACGGCGTGGGTTACAAATTGGACACCGTCGAATTTCATCACGAAAACTGGGAAAACATAGTTGTCAAAGTTGATGGCAAAGAACTAAAAGATTGGAGATTTTGGCTTCTTGAATTGGGGAAAGATCACGTG GCATCAATTGCTAGGGGTCACCCTATGTATGCCACTAGCAGTTACAAGACAACATTGAATCAGACACGTTTTAATGACGAGGAATataatttgggatttcatcttcCGAATGCAAGCTTCATTTTTCGGAAGGTAGAAGACCTTTTTCCCTCCAATGAAACAGGTAGAGCGCCACCATGTTTATCGCAAAATTGTGCTGTGTTGAAGGATTAA